From Arcticibacter tournemirensis, one genomic window encodes:
- a CDS encoding helix-turn-helix domain-containing protein, whose amino-acid sequence MVCIRCKMVVKQELKKLGLHYVVVELGEVEILEDISVAQKDEFSTALLRFGLELMDNKKSILIEKIKNVIVELIHHTEAPLKTNFSDHLSERLNHDYTYLANLFSEVEGITIEHYIITHKIERVKELLVYDELSLKEISYKLHYSSIAHLSNQFKKITGLTPSHFKKLKDYRRQGIENV is encoded by the coding sequence ATGGTCTGCATTCGTTGCAAAATGGTTGTAAAGCAGGAGCTTAAAAAGCTGGGCCTTCATTATGTAGTCGTGGAACTGGGAGAAGTGGAAATTCTGGAAGATATTTCAGTTGCTCAAAAAGATGAGTTTAGCACTGCCTTACTTCGGTTTGGTCTGGAGTTGATGGATAACAAAAAGAGCATTCTGATTGAAAAGATTAAAAATGTAATCGTTGAACTGATTCATCATACAGAAGCGCCCTTAAAGACGAATTTCTCAGATCATTTAAGCGAAAGATTGAATCACGACTACACCTACCTTGCGAACTTGTTTTCCGAAGTTGAGGGGATTACCATCGAGCATTATATTATTACTCATAAAATAGAAAGAGTAAAGGAGTTGCTTGTATACGACGAACTATCACTAAAGGAAATCTCTTACAAATTACATTACAGTAGTATTGCTCATCTATCTAATCAGTTTAAGAAGATAACAGGCTTAACTCCTTCGCATTTTAAGAAGCTTAAAGACTATAGACGTCAGGGCATTGAAAATGTGTGA
- a CDS encoding serine hydrolase produces the protein MKSYTQKLILSSFFLLFSFTGHLNAQVISSGEIDRLVTNTMKTFDVPGIALAIVKDGKVIHSKGYGVRSLTSGEKTDEHILFAIASNSKAFTAAALAILIEEGKLKWDDKVNYYIPEFKLYNPYVSDEFTIRDLLTHRSGLGLGAGDLMIWPGGAEFTTDEIIHNLRYLKPVSGFRTKFDYDNLLYIVAGEVIKRASGISWEEFIETRIMRPLGMTGSAASYTRIKDKSNVIDPHAPVNGGLKVIDRDISEPANAAGGIYSNIVDMCKWVNTQLNEGVIQNTGKQLFSKSQHSEMWSAQTILPVNTQPPYNSHFGAYGLGWLLTDVKGYKQVSHTGGLAGIVTQVTLIPEMKLGIIVLTNQQSGYAFTAITNTIKDRFLGIKGIDRIKQNEENFHSAQKEAMEVTQGIWKTIEEAQKNSSYNGENNVFTGTYNDHWFGDVVIKQEGNKLLFESQKSRRLKGEMLPYKGNTFIVKWDDRSLDADAFAMFVLDNEGNASSFKMKAISPLTDFSFDFHDLDLNRKK, from the coding sequence ATGAAGTCTTATACGCAGAAATTGATTCTCTCATCCTTTTTCTTGCTTTTCAGTTTTACAGGCCATCTAAACGCTCAGGTAATTTCATCGGGAGAAATAGACCGCCTGGTAACCAACACGATGAAAACGTTCGATGTTCCAGGTATTGCCCTGGCCATTGTAAAAGACGGGAAGGTTATTCACTCTAAGGGATATGGAGTTCGTTCTCTCACATCCGGCGAAAAAACCGATGAACATATATTATTTGCCATAGCCTCAAATAGTAAAGCTTTTACAGCTGCTGCTCTCGCAATCCTTATAGAAGAGGGAAAGCTCAAATGGGATGACAAGGTAAACTACTATATACCTGAATTTAAGTTATATAATCCTTATGTTTCTGATGAATTCACTATAAGGGACTTGTTGACACACCGAAGCGGACTGGGGCTCGGCGCGGGCGACCTGATGATCTGGCCTGGAGGAGCTGAGTTTACAACAGATGAAATCATTCATAATCTTAGGTACTTAAAGCCTGTATCCGGATTCCGGACCAAGTTTGACTACGACAACCTTCTGTATATAGTGGCAGGTGAGGTTATTAAAAGGGCATCGGGCATTAGTTGGGAAGAGTTTATTGAAACCCGTATAATGAGGCCCTTAGGCATGACCGGAAGCGCGGCTTCCTATACCAGAATTAAAGATAAGTCAAATGTGATAGATCCTCATGCACCTGTAAACGGCGGGCTAAAAGTCATAGATCGTGATATTAGTGAACCGGCTAATGCCGCAGGAGGTATTTACAGCAATATTGTGGATATGTGTAAATGGGTAAATACGCAGTTGAATGAAGGTGTTATACAAAATACAGGAAAGCAACTATTCAGTAAATCTCAGCATAGCGAAATGTGGTCAGCCCAAACTATTCTACCGGTTAACACTCAGCCTCCTTATAACAGTCATTTCGGCGCCTATGGCTTAGGGTGGCTTCTTACTGATGTGAAAGGATACAAACAAGTGTCACACACCGGAGGCCTGGCAGGAATTGTGACGCAGGTCACTCTCATTCCGGAAATGAAGCTTGGTATCATTGTTTTAACGAATCAGCAATCAGGCTACGCTTTTACAGCGATCACGAACACAATTAAAGACCGCTTTCTCGGAATAAAAGGGATCGACAGAATAAAACAGAATGAAGAAAACTTTCATTCCGCTCAGAAGGAAGCAATGGAAGTTACTCAAGGCATATGGAAAACAATAGAGGAGGCTCAAAAAAACAGCTCTTACAACGGTGAAAATAATGTATTTACAGGCACGTACAATGACCACTGGTTCGGTGATGTTGTTATAAAACAAGAAGGGAATAAACTGTTATTCGAATCGCAAAAATCACGACGGCTTAAGGGCGAAATGTTGCCCTATAAAGGAAATACTTTTATTGTTAAGTGGGACGACAGAAGCCTTGATGCCGATGCTTTCGCTATGTTTGTATTAGACAACGAAGGAAATGCATCCAGCTTTAAAATGAAAGCAATATCTCCCCTTACCGACTTCAGCTTCGACTTTCATGATCTTGATCTGAACAGAAAGAAGTAA
- a CDS encoding RteC domain-containing protein produces MDKQYENYVQNLEHKIEELTAEAENPIGLAHQLIELLLGCMAELKSYVMENGFKNVDEEIYFFKHIKPVFLSKLIYHNAIYKIETKKPYGNGKAIKKYIGNELAKLKRYFDNNLDFYKYYRTNNTYLDEKYFIRGKYDIKLSLDWIYQLKCPPFATANCPLRVEV; encoded by the coding sequence ATGGATAAACAATATGAAAATTACGTACAAAACTTAGAACATAAGATTGAAGAATTGACAGCCGAAGCGGAGAACCCGATTGGCTTAGCTCATCAATTAATAGAACTCCTATTAGGTTGTATGGCTGAACTAAAATCTTATGTAATGGAAAATGGTTTTAAAAATGTTGACGAAGAGATCTATTTCTTCAAACATATAAAACCAGTTTTTCTTTCCAAGCTCATTTATCACAATGCCATCTATAAAATAGAAACTAAAAAGCCTTATGGCAATGGCAAAGCCATAAAGAAATATATCGGTAATGAACTTGCAAAGCTGAAAAGGTATTTTGATAACAACCTCGACTTTTACAAGTATTACAGAACAAACAATACCTATCTTGATGAAAAATATTTTATCAGGGGCAAGTACGATATAAAATTGAGCTTAGATTGGATATACCAATTAAAGTGTCCCCCGTTCGCCACTGCAAACTGTCCCCTCAGAGTTGAGGTTTGA
- a CDS encoding bifunctional metallophosphatase/5'-nucleotidase: MELSIGFINDVHGYLEPHPELFYNKDGEYIKTAGGYARIATIFEKIKSENEHALFFDGGDTFHGTLPVVSSKGEAIVPILNQLGLSGMVGHWDFAYTPDHLLSLAEQLNYPVLAINVFNEDGTLFLKPYSFIETGNIKVAVIGICANIIDKTMPDKFSKGIYVTDAMQEINGYVDEVKNQGADLIILLSHNGFPQDIELLKHTVGIDICLSAHTHNRLYEPVKVNDTIVIQCGCHGSFVGHLKLSVSDNKITHHEYELIEVNEQVASDRSVEQMVNDIMVSYRSLQKQVVAKTDNILHRYSTFSSSMDDLLLEAVHKAAGVAIAFSNGWRYGAPIDKGDITVWDLYNMVPMNPVITTVDMTGQEIIDMLEENFERTFATNPMQQMGGYCKRHIGLQIKFHIENPCGYRIEEILFEGVHLNKQSIYKVAYITQQGVSDKYGSNRIDLEVTTVQALITYLNESSVGSDANFSGE; encoded by the coding sequence ATGGAATTATCAATAGGATTTATAAACGATGTACACGGCTATCTCGAACCACATCCCGAACTGTTTTACAACAAAGACGGAGAATATATAAAAACAGCGGGCGGATATGCAAGGATTGCAACCATTTTTGAGAAGATAAAAAGCGAAAATGAACACGCTTTATTTTTCGATGGTGGCGACACCTTTCACGGAACCCTGCCAGTAGTATCTTCAAAAGGCGAAGCAATTGTACCTATTCTAAACCAGCTCGGTCTTAGTGGGATGGTTGGACATTGGGATTTCGCTTACACACCCGATCATCTGCTCTCGCTGGCAGAACAGCTCAATTACCCTGTACTGGCGATTAATGTTTTTAACGAGGACGGCACACTATTCCTAAAGCCCTATTCATTTATCGAAACTGGCAATATCAAAGTAGCCGTGATAGGTATTTGCGCCAACATTATAGATAAAACAATGCCCGATAAATTCAGCAAAGGAATATATGTAACCGATGCAATGCAGGAAATAAACGGCTACGTGGACGAAGTGAAAAATCAGGGTGCTGACCTTATTATACTTCTTTCACACAACGGCTTTCCGCAGGATATTGAGTTGCTGAAACACACCGTTGGGATTGATATTTGCCTTAGTGCGCATACCCATAACAGGCTGTATGAACCTGTAAAAGTGAATGATACTATTGTAATTCAATGCGGTTGCCACGGCTCTTTTGTGGGACATTTGAAGCTATCTGTTTCAGACAATAAAATCACACACCACGAATATGAGCTTATAGAAGTCAATGAGCAAGTTGCCAGCGACAGATCTGTGGAGCAGATGGTAAACGATATTATGGTTTCATACAGAAGCCTGCAAAAGCAGGTAGTCGCAAAGACAGACAACATTCTGCACCGATATTCTACGTTTTCATCGTCAATGGATGATTTATTATTAGAAGCTGTCCATAAAGCGGCAGGTGTAGCTATTGCATTCTCAAACGGCTGGCGATATGGTGCGCCTATTGACAAGGGGGATATCACCGTGTGGGATTTGTACAATATGGTTCCGATGAACCCTGTAATTACCACCGTAGATATGACGGGGCAAGAAATAATTGATATGCTGGAAGAGAACTTTGAACGAACATTTGCAACTAATCCAATGCAGCAAATGGGCGGATATTGCAAAAGGCATATAGGCTTACAAATTAAATTCCATATCGAAAACCCCTGTGGTTACCGAATAGAAGAAATCTTATTCGAGGGCGTACATCTTAATAAGCAAAGCATCTATAAGGTTGCCTACATCACCCAACAAGGTGTTTCGGATAAATACGGCAGTAACAGAATAGATTTAGAAGTAACTACCGTACAAGCCCTAATTACTTACTTGAACGAAAGTAGCGTTGGCTCGGATGCCAATTTTTCGGGAGAATGA
- a CDS encoding MATE family efflux transporter, with protein sequence MNQRGKVSQLITILKQSLRGEETDLTSVSIHKAIILLAIPMMLEMAMESVFALVDLYFVGHLENSSHAIQTVGLTESVLTVIYSLAVGMSMAATAVVARRIGEKNPEAASRAGMQSVVIAVAVTLVLAFTGVWFAADILFLMGASAETVAHGTPFVKIMMGSSLIIMLLFLINGIFRGAGNAAIAMKSLWIANIFNIILCPIFINGFGPIPAFGLTGAAIATCIGRGIGVIYQIYHLFNGQNVIKIKLTYFIPVKNQIVAIIKVAAPAVMQFVIASCSWIFLAQLVATTGGDHGSAGYQTALRLMMFFMLPAWGLSNAAATLVGQNLGARQFKRAEHSVFATMKYTMGFMAVVTVLFLSSAGFFVQFFTEDEQIKQVAVKALRIMSIGFVIYGSGMVFTSAFNGAGDTWTPTRINVFAFWIFQIPFAWFLARYLEMGPVGVFIAIPIAEVGITLTAYYLFKKGTWKKIQV encoded by the coding sequence GTGAATCAAAGAGGCAAAGTGTCTCAACTGATAACCATTTTAAAACAGTCTCTTCGTGGCGAAGAGACCGACCTTACTTCTGTCTCTATCCATAAAGCGATCATTCTGTTGGCTATACCCATGATGCTTGAAATGGCGATGGAATCCGTCTTCGCCCTGGTTGACCTTTATTTTGTCGGCCATCTTGAAAATAGCAGTCACGCTATTCAGACCGTGGGTCTGACAGAATCTGTGCTAACGGTGATTTACTCCCTTGCTGTTGGAATGAGTATGGCTGCAACAGCGGTTGTAGCCCGTCGAATAGGAGAAAAAAATCCGGAGGCCGCTTCGAGAGCTGGCATGCAGTCGGTTGTAATCGCAGTGGCAGTGACTCTCGTGCTTGCTTTTACCGGAGTATGGTTCGCCGCAGATATCCTCTTTTTAATGGGAGCGTCAGCCGAAACAGTTGCCCACGGAACACCTTTTGTTAAAATCATGATGGGAAGCAGCCTGATCATTATGCTTTTGTTTTTGATTAACGGCATTTTCAGAGGAGCTGGAAATGCTGCAATTGCAATGAAGAGTTTATGGATAGCGAATATATTCAATATTATTCTGTGCCCCATATTCATCAATGGTTTCGGCCCCATACCTGCTTTCGGCCTGACGGGGGCCGCTATAGCTACCTGCATAGGAAGAGGCATCGGTGTCATTTACCAGATATATCATCTTTTTAACGGCCAAAATGTAATCAAGATTAAGCTTACTTATTTTATTCCGGTAAAAAATCAGATAGTTGCGATTATAAAAGTTGCGGCTCCTGCTGTGATGCAATTTGTAATTGCCAGCTGTAGTTGGATCTTCCTTGCCCAGCTCGTCGCGACAACAGGAGGCGATCATGGTTCAGCCGGTTATCAAACCGCGCTCCGGCTGATGATGTTCTTTATGCTGCCCGCCTGGGGACTCAGTAACGCAGCAGCAACGCTTGTAGGCCAAAACCTTGGAGCACGCCAATTCAAACGTGCTGAACACTCAGTTTTTGCAACAATGAAATACACCATGGGCTTTATGGCAGTTGTTACCGTACTGTTTTTATCGTCAGCAGGCTTCTTTGTTCAGTTCTTTACTGAAGATGAGCAGATAAAGCAGGTAGCAGTTAAGGCCCTTCGTATTATGAGCATAGGATTTGTAATCTATGGAAGCGGAATGGTATTTACCAGTGCTTTTAACGGTGCCGGAGATACATGGACGCCTACACGAATCAACGTGTTCGCCTTCTGGATCTTCCAGATTCCCTTTGCATGGTTTTTAGCAAGGTATCTCGAAATGGGACCAGTCGGCGTGTTTATAGCGATTCCTATTGCAGAAGTAGGAATTACACTTACGGCTTACTATTTATTTAAAAAAGGTACATGGAAAAAGATACAGGTATAA
- a CDS encoding glycosyltransferase, producing the protein MTEKDQNNLPEILFVTSYPPRECGIATYSQDLIKALNNKFNDSFTIPVCALESEKEIHSYTSEVRYILDTSVSSSFSEVSREISQNAAIRIVMVQHEFGFFDSDHEADFLQFLCDIRKPVIITFHTILPHPDAALKLKVEEITSVCASVVVMTQNAATILSRDYQIPTDKIIVIPHGVHLVPHADKETLKRKYDVEGRTILSTFGLIGSGKSIETTIDALPSIVKENPSVLFLVIGKTHPNIIKHDGEVYREMLKEKVEQLRLQQHVRFINKYLPLDQLLEYLQLTDIYLFTSKDPNQAVSGTFSYAISCACPIISTPIPHAREVLRDDAGVIIDFQNSPQLAKAVNLLLGNEELRRTYSNNGLQRIEPSAWENVAVAYSALFRRISRDISLVFQIPELNLSHIKHLTTEFGMIQFAKINHPDLGSGYTIDDNARAMVALIMHYKATGDKADLSYIETYLNFIKFCQQNNGEFLNYVDENKEFTKQNYETNLEDSNGRTIWALGYLIAEEELFPASLIKTAEEVISRAIPGIEGMFSSRTMAFAIKGLHYYNLRRASPENLSLINTLAERLVEMFKHEGELRWEWFESYLTYGNSILPEALLCAYQATNNLIYKETAQASFAFLLDKTFTRNRIKVISNQDWLKKGKDAADYGEQPIDVAYTILALDKFYQVFGDAEYLNKMHIAFNWFLGNNHLHQIIYNPCTGGCYDGLEEYGVNLNQGAESTVTYLMARLTMEQYTEGSGSDFVAFATEESETY; encoded by the coding sequence ATGACCGAAAAGGATCAGAATAACCTGCCTGAAATTTTATTTGTTACATCCTATCCCCCGCGGGAGTGTGGTATAGCTACTTATTCTCAGGATTTGATAAAGGCCCTTAATAATAAATTTAATGATTCTTTTACCATTCCGGTTTGCGCACTCGAATCTGAAAAGGAGATCCATAGTTATACCAGTGAAGTGCGCTATATTCTCGATACCTCGGTATCGTCCTCTTTCTCGGAAGTATCGCGTGAGATTAGTCAGAATGCTGCTATAAGGATTGTAATGGTGCAGCATGAGTTCGGTTTTTTTGATTCTGACCACGAAGCCGACTTTCTTCAATTTCTGTGTGATATCAGAAAGCCTGTCATTATCACTTTTCATACGATATTGCCACATCCCGATGCTGCGCTTAAACTAAAAGTGGAAGAAATAACTTCAGTGTGCGCATCGGTGGTGGTTATGACCCAAAATGCTGCTACAATCTTATCCAGGGACTATCAGATTCCTACAGATAAAATAATTGTTATCCCTCACGGAGTACACCTTGTTCCCCATGCTGATAAAGAGACGCTCAAGCGTAAGTACGATGTAGAAGGCCGCACAATTCTTTCTACGTTCGGGCTGATTGGTTCGGGGAAGAGTATCGAAACAACCATCGACGCGTTACCTTCAATTGTCAAGGAGAATCCATCGGTGTTGTTCCTGGTAATTGGGAAAACACATCCCAATATTATAAAACACGACGGCGAGGTTTACCGTGAAATGCTTAAAGAAAAAGTAGAGCAATTACGATTGCAGCAACATGTAAGATTTATAAATAAGTATTTGCCTTTGGATCAGTTGCTAGAATACCTGCAGCTTACAGATATTTATTTGTTTACTTCCAAGGATCCAAACCAGGCCGTAAGCGGGACGTTTTCCTATGCTATAAGTTGTGCATGCCCAATTATATCCACCCCTATTCCGCATGCAAGAGAAGTTCTTCGTGATGACGCTGGAGTGATTATTGACTTTCAAAACTCCCCGCAGCTAGCCAAAGCAGTAAACCTTCTTCTTGGAAATGAAGAGTTAAGAAGGACTTACAGCAATAATGGATTACAGAGAATAGAGCCAAGCGCCTGGGAAAATGTAGCTGTGGCATACTCTGCGTTATTCAGGCGTATTTCACGTGATATTTCCCTGGTATTTCAAATTCCCGAGTTAAATCTATCTCATATTAAGCATCTCACTACCGAGTTTGGAATGATCCAGTTTGCAAAAATCAATCATCCCGATTTGGGTTCAGGATATACTATCGATGATAACGCCAGGGCCATGGTCGCCCTGATAATGCATTATAAAGCGACAGGAGACAAAGCGGACCTTTCTTATATAGAGACCTATCTTAACTTTATAAAGTTCTGTCAGCAGAATAACGGTGAATTCCTGAATTATGTTGATGAGAACAAAGAATTTACGAAACAGAACTATGAGACTAACCTGGAAGATTCTAATGGCAGGACGATTTGGGCGCTGGGATATTTAATTGCTGAAGAAGAGTTATTTCCGGCATCATTAATTAAGACGGCAGAAGAGGTAATTAGCAGGGCTATCCCGGGAATTGAAGGTATGTTTTCTTCGAGGACGATGGCGTTTGCAATAAAGGGTTTGCATTATTACAATCTTAGAAGAGCGTCTCCTGAAAATCTCTCATTGATAAATACCCTTGCGGAGAGACTGGTGGAAATGTTTAAACATGAGGGAGAGTTACGCTGGGAGTGGTTTGAAAGTTACTTAACATACGGCAACAGCATCCTTCCTGAAGCTTTACTATGTGCTTATCAGGCGACGAATAATCTGATATATAAAGAAACGGCTCAGGCATCATTTGCTTTTCTTCTGGATAAGACCTTTACCCGGAACAGAATTAAGGTTATTTCCAATCAGGACTGGCTGAAGAAAGGCAAGGACGCAGCTGATTATGGCGAACAACCAATTGACGTGGCCTACACTATCCTGGCCCTGGATAAGTTCTACCAGGTATTTGGCGATGCTGAATATCTCAATAAAATGCACATTGCCTTTAACTGGTTTTTAGGCAACAACCACCTGCACCAGATAATTTACAATCCATGTACTGGTGGCTGTTATGATGGACTTGAGGAATATGGAGTAAACCTCAACCAGGGTGCAGAGTCTACAGTAACCTACTTGATGGCAAGGTTAACCATGGAGCAGTATACAGAAGGCAGCGGCTCCGACTTTGTCGCGTTTGCTACCGAAGAATCGGAAACCTATTAA
- a CDS encoding DsrE family protein: MNNETKGVFKMKRLQALFIVVLCFTSVSIFAQQKTDAVFEPAKAYKKHYNALYILNEAEDKKVRGILRNINNVLTDPRLKGKLHIEVIAFSDGVEMYKKANSYQELLIALKDKGVVFAQCSKTMEERKIEKKELFDFVNYVPSGNGEIILRQYEGWAIVHP, translated from the coding sequence ATGAATAACGAAACAAAAGGAGTTTTTAAAATGAAAAGATTACAAGCCTTGTTTATAGTGGTATTGTGTTTTACATCTGTCAGCATTTTTGCACAGCAAAAAACCGATGCAGTTTTTGAGCCTGCAAAAGCATATAAAAAACATTACAACGCTCTATACATCTTGAACGAAGCAGAAGATAAAAAAGTAAGGGGCATACTTCGCAATATAAATAATGTATTGACTGACCCACGACTGAAAGGCAAGCTACACATAGAAGTCATTGCATTTTCTGACGGGGTGGAAATGTATAAAAAAGCGAACAGCTATCAGGAATTATTGATTGCGCTAAAAGACAAGGGCGTAGTATTCGCTCAATGTTCAAAAACGATGGAGGAACGAAAAATTGAAAAAAAAGAACTGTTTGATTTCGTGAATTATGTTCCGAGCGGTAACGGAGAAATTATATTAAGGCAATATGAGGGTTGGGCAATTGTTCATCCTTAA
- the istA gene encoding IS21 family transposase, with translation MNKLRQIIRLYCQGTGTKTINGMVGSSRTTVKKYVRVWHQLGITHEEFSAKSDSELSVLFMTSAAKTVNSPRRQELELLLPEYCKRLKKKGVTRELLHVEYLAKHPGGYGRSRFNNAIHTYLQLSKPVMHIDHKAGDKMYIDFAGSKLQFHPADGPERDAEVFVAILGCSQLTYVEAVESQRKEDLIRACENALHYFEGVPRAIVPDNLRSAVTKGSKYEAVLNDEFAAFAEHYSVTVVPARAYKPRDKSLVEGAVKLIYRSIYQRLEGRRFSDLESLNAAIRPALEIHNNKPFSGRSYSRREQFEEIEREALGTLNPIRYEVHKQVMATVMKNGYVRLGEDIHYYSVPYTYIGKKVKVLYTSAIVRIYFHYTQVAAHKRNRIKYHYTTDKEHLASQHRFLTEWTPEKFIQEAEQIHEDVARYIAQVLEHKAYPEQAYKSCSGILSFARRVGSDRLAGACRWADNIGQYNYPVIEEILRKRLDQLTPEDEPATIPLHNNIRGKEYYQ, from the coding sequence ATGAATAAACTTAGGCAGATTATCCGTCTTTATTGCCAGGGAACCGGCACCAAGACCATTAATGGGATGGTCGGCAGTTCCCGTACTACCGTAAAAAAGTATGTTCGCGTGTGGCATCAGCTTGGTATTACCCACGAAGAATTCAGTGCCAAGAGCGATAGTGAACTGTCGGTACTTTTCATGACTTCGGCAGCCAAGACTGTAAACAGTCCCCGGCGGCAGGAACTTGAGTTACTGCTTCCTGAGTATTGTAAAAGACTAAAAAAGAAGGGTGTAACCCGTGAGCTATTGCATGTGGAATACTTAGCGAAACATCCTGGAGGTTACGGACGATCCCGTTTTAACAATGCTATCCATACTTATCTTCAGCTTTCCAAACCTGTGATGCATATTGATCACAAAGCAGGTGATAAGATGTATATCGACTTTGCCGGGAGCAAACTTCAATTTCATCCTGCTGATGGTCCTGAACGTGATGCAGAGGTGTTTGTAGCCATATTGGGCTGCAGCCAGCTTACATACGTGGAAGCTGTGGAAAGCCAGCGCAAGGAAGATCTGATCAGGGCCTGCGAGAATGCCCTGCACTATTTCGAGGGTGTGCCCCGGGCGATCGTTCCAGATAATCTGCGTTCAGCGGTAACCAAAGGGAGCAAGTATGAGGCAGTGCTCAATGATGAGTTCGCAGCTTTTGCGGAGCATTATTCGGTAACTGTAGTTCCTGCAAGAGCTTATAAGCCGCGCGACAAGTCTTTGGTGGAAGGGGCTGTTAAACTGATCTACCGGAGTATTTACCAGCGACTGGAGGGCCGCAGGTTCAGTGACCTGGAATCGCTGAACGCTGCCATACGTCCGGCGCTGGAGATTCATAACAACAAACCTTTTTCTGGTCGCAGCTATTCGAGGCGTGAACAGTTTGAAGAGATTGAACGGGAAGCCCTTGGCACACTTAACCCAATACGGTACGAAGTGCACAAACAAGTCATGGCAACAGTGATGAAGAACGGTTATGTGCGCTTAGGCGAAGATATTCACTATTACAGCGTGCCCTACACTTATATTGGTAAGAAGGTAAAAGTACTTTATACCTCTGCTATAGTCCGGATCTATTTCCATTACACGCAGGTTGCTGCCCATAAGCGCAACCGGATCAAGTACCATTATACTACTGACAAAGAGCATCTGGCCTCACAGCACCGCTTTTTAACCGAATGGACACCCGAAAAGTTTATACAGGAAGCGGAACAGATCCATGAAGATGTAGCACGATATATCGCCCAGGTACTGGAGCACAAAGCCTATCCTGAGCAGGCTTATAAATCATGTTCCGGTATCCTGAGCTTTGCCAGACGGGTAGGCTCCGACCGCCTTGCCGGCGCCTGCCGCTGGGCCGACAACATTGGACAGTACAACTATCCGGTCATAGAGGAGATCCTCCGTAAACGCCTGGACCAGCTTACCCCTGAAGATGAACCGGCCACTATTCCTCTACACAACAACATCCGGGGTAAAGAATATTATCAGTAA
- the istB gene encoding IS21-like element helper ATPase IstB, which yields MNNETLEKMRQLRLYGMYDAFKTNLETSVKESLTADQFVSLLVASEWDDRRNRFIERTIRTANFRYKASLEQVDYSFDRGLDKNQVHRLAGLDFIKEHKDLFITGSTGTGKSYLATALGYHACQNGYKVMYVNTAKLMGQLKLAKAKGTMLAELKRIERLDMLILDDFGLQPFDPQSRLALLDIIEDRHQKRSTVITSQIPVKDWYDIIGEKTIADAVLDRIVHHSLRVELFGESLRRKKSKPENVFL from the coding sequence ATGAACAACGAAACACTAGAGAAGATGCGTCAGCTTCGCCTTTACGGCATGTATGATGCTTTTAAAACAAATCTGGAGACTTCAGTGAAAGAATCCCTCACGGCCGATCAGTTTGTCTCCCTGCTGGTGGCCAGTGAATGGGACGACAGACGTAACCGCTTCATCGAAAGAACCATCAGGACAGCTAACTTCAGGTACAAAGCATCTTTGGAACAGGTAGATTACTCCTTTGACCGCGGACTGGATAAAAACCAGGTGCACCGGCTGGCAGGACTGGACTTTATCAAAGAACACAAAGACCTGTTTATCACCGGTTCTACAGGAACCGGCAAGAGTTACCTGGCTACCGCTCTTGGGTATCATGCATGCCAGAACGGGTATAAAGTCATGTATGTAAATACAGCTAAGCTGATGGGCCAGTTAAAGCTGGCTAAGGCAAAAGGAACTATGCTGGCAGAACTCAAGCGGATAGAGCGTCTGGACATGCTCATCCTGGATGACTTTGGTCTGCAGCCCTTTGATCCTCAATCCAGACTTGCATTGCTTGATATCATTGAGGACAGGCACCAAAAACGGTCCACGGTGATCACGTCGCAGATTCCGGTTAAGGATTGGTATGATATCATTGGTGAAAAGACAATCGCTGACGCGGTACTTGACCGTATCGTTCACCACTCTTTAAGAGTCGAATTGTTTGGAGAATCTCTAAGGAGAAAAAAATCCAAACCGGAAAATGTATTTTTGTAA